TGAGTGCTTGAATCTGTGCCAAAACCGTAGCATCAGGTTCAGTAAAGTCTTTACGTTTAATCGCCAAGATCATTTTATTTTTACTGGTATGTTCCAAGGCCACAAATTCAAACACTTTGGTTTCATAGCCATAGGCTTTAAGCAATAACGCACGAATGGTATCGGTGAGCATTTCCGCTTGTTGTCCGGCATGAATCCCAAACTGCAACATCGGTTGCAACACCATTGGGGCTTTAAGCTGTGGACGCAGTTCCTTATGACAACACGGCGCGCACATAATCATTTGTGCGTTGAGACGAATACCGGTATGAATGGCAAAGTCGGTTGCCACATCACAGGCATGTAAGGCAATCATCACATCCAAATGTTCGGGGGCATAGGTACGAACATCGCCTTGGAAGAAATCCAGTTGATCAAAAGCAGATGCATGTGCCACATTTTGACAGAACTCGACCATTTTAGGGTTCAGCTCTACACCTGTGACAAATGGTTTTAAGCGATTGTTTTGCAAATAGTCGTAAAGTGCACAGGTTAAATAACCTTTCCCTGATCCAAAATCCACCACTTTCAAAGCACGATCATTGGATTGGATCTGATCAACGGCGCCTGAGAAAATTTCCACGAATTTATTAATCTGTTTCCACTTACGTGCCATGCTTGGAATCACCTGTGCTTTCGCATCGGTAATACCCAAATGTTGCAGAAACACGCTGTCTTGATCGACAAAACGATGTTTACTTCGATCATGGCCTTGCTGAGGGTCACCTTGAGCAATTGCATTACCTTGACTACGGGTCAACAGGGCTTTTTTCTTGTTCTTTTTCAGTTGCACTTCTTCATCTGTGGTGAACAGATTGGCTTGCTTACACTTTAAAATCAGTTCACTCAGCATCGCTTCGGATTCATTGAGCGGGTAGTTTTTGGTGATGTCTTGGGTTTTATGTCGGTAGACCGCATTTAAGACGAATGCATTGTTTAACTGAATCACACGTATGGTAATTTTCAGTAAGTCAACCAATTCCCCTTTGTATTGGCTTAAGACCAAGCGATCAATCTTTTGATTTACAATGGCTTGCTGAACAGCATCCAAAAATTCTTGTTCCTGAATATACGGGAAAGCCACCTGTGACATAGTCAAAACTCAAATCAATCTAAGCGGCTATTTTAAAGCGTCTTACTTTAAAGGTAAAACTTGATTATGATGGA
The sequence above is drawn from the Acinetobacter lanii genome and encodes:
- a CDS encoding class I SAM-dependent methyltransferase, coding for MSQVAFPYIQEQEFLDAVQQAIVNQKIDRLVLSQYKGELVDLLKITIRVIQLNNAFVLNAVYRHKTQDITKNYPLNESEAMLSELILKCKQANLFTTDEEVQLKKNKKKALLTRSQGNAIAQGDPQQGHDRSKHRFVDQDSVFLQHLGITDAKAQVIPSMARKWKQINKFVEIFSGAVDQIQSNDRALKVVDFGSGKGYLTCALYDYLQNNRLKPFVTGVELNPKMVEFCQNVAHASAFDQLDFFQGDVRTYAPEHLDVMIALHACDVATDFAIHTGIRLNAQMIMCAPCCHKELRPQLKAPMVLQPMLQFGIHAGQQAEMLTDTIRALLLKAYGYETKVFEFVALEHTSKNKMILAIKRKDFTEPDATVLAQIQALKEMYGIQKHSLELLLNDQWDQQDIGCKC